Within the Tistrella mobilis genome, the region GGACCCCTCGGCGCCGCAGAGAACCAGCCGCTGATCCTGGCGCTCGGCGACAGCCTGACCGCCGGCTATGGCCTGCCGGAAGGCGAGGGCCTGGTGCCACAGCTTGAAGCCGCCCTGGAAGCCGCCGGCCGGCCGGCACAGGTGGAGAATGCCGGGGTTTCGGGCGACACCACCGCCGGCGGTCGGGCCCGGCTCGACTGGGCCCTGGGGGGCCTGCCCCGCCAGCCGGACCTGGTGATCGTGGCACTCGGCGCCAACGATGCCCTGCGCGGCATCGCACCCGACGAGGCCAAAGCCAATCTGGACGCCATTCTGGACACGCTCGGCCGCAAGGGCCTGCCGGTGCTGCTGGTCGGCATGCTGGCCCCGACCAATTGGGGCCCGGACTATCGCAAGGCCTTCGATGCGATCTATCCGGCCCTGGCCCGGGCCCATGACGTGCCGCTCGACCCCTTCATTCTTGAGGGCGTGGCGCTGGAGCCGTCACTCGTTCAGCCCGACGGGCTGCACCCGAATGCGGCGGGGGTCAAGAAGATGGCGGCACGGCTGGCGCCCGTGGTGATCGGGGCACTTGATGCCCGGAAGGTGCCGAAGGTGCGTGACTGATTGCACACAATGAAGCGCAGGCTGTCCCCCGTCCGCAGGAATGCTAGGATCGCATCAGGAATGCCCCACGCCGGCAGCCTGTTCCGACCGGCGGCAGACGATACGGAAGGACGAGGAAACCCATGGAGCTTTCGGGCGAATACCGCATCCCCGCCGCCCCTGAGACGGTCTGGGCAAAGCTGGTCGATCCGGCAGCGCTCAAGGACTGCATTCCAGGCTGCCAGTCGGTCGAGCAGACCGGCGAAAACCAGTATGCCGCCGTCGTCACCGCGAAGATCGGCCCGGTGAAGGCCACCTTCAACGGCCAGGTGACCCTGTCGGATTTCGATCCGCCGAAGAGCTACCGCATTGCGGGCGAGGGCAAGGGCGGTGCCGCCGGCTTCGGCAAGGGCACCGCCGATGTGACGCTGGAGCCCGACGGCGCGGGCGGCACCATCCTGCGCTACACGGCCGATGCCCAGGTCGGCGGCAAGATGGCCCAGCTCGGCGCCCGGCTGATTCAGGGCACGGTGCAGAAGCTGGCCGACGAATTCTTCGCCAAATTCGCCGAACTCGCCGCGGCAAGTGAACCGGCCACCCCGGCGGCCGCACCTGCCGCAGCGCCCGCAACGGCAGACACCCCTCAGCCGACACCGCAGCCCGATCGCGGGGCCCCGGTCTCGCCCGCCGCCGCCGGCATGAGCGCGGGCATCTCGCCGGCCGCCGCGGCGATGGATATCGCCGGCCATAACGGCCATGGCCACGACGATCACGGCCATGACGATCATGGTCACGGCCATGGCAGCCACGGCAAGGGCGCGAACCCCGTGGTCTGGCTCGGCGCGCTGGTGGTCGTCTCGCTGGTGATGGTGCTGCTGTTCGGCTGAAGGCCGGACGGCTGATGACGCGGTCTCCCGACGGGACCGCGTCGGTCAGCCGATGACGCGCAACCCCGTCCGGAATCGTGCCGCATTGCGGACATAGCCCTCGGCCGAGCCTTTCAGCATCGCAAGCGCTGCCGCGTCGAGCGGCCGGACCGCCTTTGCGGGGGAGCCCAGGATCAGGCTGCCCTCGGGGAAGTCCTTGCCTTCGGTCACCAGCGCATGGGCGCCGACCAGGCAGTTGGCGCCGATCCGGGCGCCGTTCAGGATGGTGGCGCCGATGCCGATCAGGGCGTTGTCGCCGATGGTGCAGCCATGGACCATGGCGTGGTGGCCGATGGTGACGCCGGTGCCGATGGTGAGCGGCACGCCCCGGTCGGTATGGAGCGTGGCGCCGTCCTGAACATTGGTCCGGTCGCCGACCGCGATCAGGTCGTTGTCGCCGCGCAGCACCGCGCCGAACCAGATGCCGA harbors:
- a CDS encoding gamma carbonic anhydrase family protein produces the protein MPLYALDDLEPEIADPARIWIAPDAHVIGRVRLGLDVGIWFGAVLRGDNDLIAVGDRTNVQDGATLHTDRGVPLTIGTGVTIGHHAMVHGCTIGDNALIGIGATILNGARIGANCLVGAHALVTEGKDFPEGSLILGSPAKAVRPLDAAALAMLKGSAEGYVRNAARFRTGLRVIG
- a CDS encoding SRPBCC family protein is translated as MELSGEYRIPAAPETVWAKLVDPAALKDCIPGCQSVEQTGENQYAAVVTAKIGPVKATFNGQVTLSDFDPPKSYRIAGEGKGGAAGFGKGTADVTLEPDGAGGTILRYTADAQVGGKMAQLGARLIQGTVQKLADEFFAKFAELAAASEPATPAAAPAAAPATADTPQPTPQPDRGAPVSPAAAGMSAGISPAAAAMDIAGHNGHGHDDHGHDDHGHGHGSHGKGANPVVWLGALVVVSLVMVLLFG
- a CDS encoding arylesterase; the protein is MLGLIGLGLTALLVRPGPLGAAENQPLILALGDSLTAGYGLPEGEGLVPQLEAALEAAGRPAQVENAGVSGDTTAGGRARLDWALGGLPRQPDLVIVALGANDALRGIAPDEAKANLDAILDTLGRKGLPVLLVGMLAPTNWGPDYRKAFDAIYPALARAHDVPLDPFILEGVALEPSLVQPDGLHPNAAGVKKMAARLAPVVIGALDARKVPKVRD